From a single Verrucomicrobiota bacterium JB022 genomic region:
- a CDS encoding chalcone isomerase family protein, with translation METQSAIMSGCFWTRTAKGALFAFCTTAFFFYTPIVQATVLREVLGEKLERRAQAHINWLLFTVCEGTLYTHAGAPVSWPALERPFLLELNYARDISTDQLEELSEEVLRRNHNAPTLEALQSQIQLFYDALVPIAEGDRYALLFQPNKGTTLLFNGEPQVMIPGEDFARVYFSIYLGDQPVHEGFRDRLLATQQD, from the coding sequence TTGGAGACACAATCGGCTATTATGAGCGGTTGCTTTTGGACGAGGACGGCAAAGGGGGCGCTTTTTGCATTCTGCACTACGGCCTTCTTCTTCTACACCCCTATCGTGCAAGCTACGGTGCTGCGAGAGGTCTTGGGCGAAAAACTGGAGCGGCGGGCACAGGCGCATATCAACTGGCTGTTATTTACCGTATGCGAAGGCACGCTCTACACCCATGCGGGCGCGCCGGTCTCGTGGCCTGCCCTGGAGCGCCCCTTTCTGCTGGAGTTGAATTATGCGCGGGATATTTCGACTGACCAACTGGAGGAACTCAGCGAAGAGGTGCTGCGCCGTAACCACAACGCGCCGACGCTGGAGGCGCTCCAGTCGCAGATCCAGCTCTTTTATGATGCGCTGGTGCCCATCGCAGAGGGAGATCGCTATGCGCTCCTTTTCCAGCCGAATAAAGGGACGACTCTGCTCTTCAATGGCGAACCGCAGGTGATGATCCCCGGAGAAGATTTTGCGCGCGTCTACTTTAGCATCTACTTGGGGGATCAGCCTGTGCATGAGGGGTTTCGGGACCGCCTCCTCGCAACTCAGCAAGATTGA
- a CDS encoding TVP38/TMEM64 family protein, with product MRAPREPSEWMLTLSALLLVGVVVSYFAVPSFQDWAQNAWEVLMSDDKQRIKEWVSQYGAWGPALLILLMVVQMFLLVMPTVLLMVIAVLAYGPIWGTVINVVAILTASTVGYALGRSLSEESMERLVGRKTVKKITTEANRYGLWAVVIARLSPFLSNDAISFIAGILRLGFWQYLLATVAGILPLALMIAYFGQNNDSMKVGLIVVSVVGLLVLGVKIWFDRKSERKESSGTPAASAS from the coding sequence ATGCGCGCGCCTCGTGAGCCTTCCGAATGGATGTTGACCCTTTCCGCCTTGCTGCTGGTGGGGGTGGTCGTGAGCTACTTCGCCGTACCCAGCTTTCAGGACTGGGCTCAAAATGCCTGGGAGGTGCTGATGTCGGACGACAAGCAGCGGATCAAGGAATGGGTCTCCCAATATGGAGCCTGGGGCCCCGCCTTGCTCATCCTCCTGATGGTGGTGCAGATGTTCCTGCTGGTGATGCCCACCGTCTTGCTGATGGTGATCGCTGTGCTGGCCTATGGGCCGATCTGGGGCACCGTGATCAACGTGGTCGCGATCCTGACCGCCTCGACTGTAGGCTATGCGCTGGGCCGCTCGCTCAGCGAAGAGTCGATGGAGCGCCTGGTGGGTCGAAAAACGGTCAAGAAGATCACGACCGAGGCCAATCGCTACGGCCTGTGGGCGGTGGTGATCGCCCGGCTCTCCCCTTTTCTCTCCAACGATGCGATCAGCTTCATTGCGGGCATCCTGCGGCTGGGCTTCTGGCAATACCTGCTGGCGACGGTAGCGGGCATCTTGCCGCTCGCGCTCATGATCGCCTACTTTGGCCAGAACAACGACAGCATGAAGGTGGGGCTGATCGTGGTATCGGTCGTGGGCCTGCTCGTGCTGGGCGTCAAGATCTGGTTCGACCGTAAGAGCGAGCGGAAAGAAAGTTCCGGCACGCCGGCAGCGTCGGCCTCCTGA
- a CDS encoding methyl-accepting chemotaxis protein translates to MSWKNLSLGQRIVALCVLVVILVCGIAASSYVGILQLNRGFHAALASTEEINAVNQLEAGIQRTRAATNEYLATDRAADLEEAKKQQVELHDQIANLRANSSELNVTTVAGLEKTLETYTVVFEKISVAKQKIASLRDEQIGPQIAFLQGEVNSYLADARSSGNVGSALSSATSLGELYAIESLMKDFLRTGEVATVTQVKEKLNKLSEDIGELKRQLEELRELDETLFDADTYQRFESWQIQLLALTAAVSELQDSVLMANKETAESLRPLRDQFAAGILQLQENVSQAQVALNQSVEDTTNGGKILVGIVSVVGIAVIFVLSFFIVRSTTRRIQEVANHIFHSSSETREASGQISRSSEVLADGASRQAASLEETSASLEEMAGMTRSNAANAEEASRLATEARSAAETGSKDMQQMTEAMNAIQSSSDNISKIIRTIDEIAFQTNLLALNAAVEAARAGEAGAGFAVVADEVRSLAHRSAEAARETTAKIEDSLQKSANGVRICNKVGDSLDQIVERTRNVDQLVGQISASSKEQSSGITQIERAVSDIDKLTQENAGLAEETSSASQMLMDQSRSMEEAVTDLFHVIGLRQNEEMVASAKAQGSRTKPRAQAQSNVDWEEAEHDHRDRDDDDFDEKPFFGSKPAGRENALKEAPAPKRLQHQKETELHFDEEPKRQSKPRALKAEHKPETPSFFRLNGDEKHK, encoded by the coding sequence ATGAGCTGGAAGAATCTGAGTCTCGGGCAACGCATTGTCGCCCTTTGTGTATTGGTAGTGATTCTGGTCTGCGGCATCGCAGCCAGTAGTTATGTAGGGATCCTCCAGTTGAACCGAGGTTTCCATGCGGCACTGGCCAGTACCGAGGAAATCAATGCGGTCAATCAATTGGAGGCCGGAATCCAGCGCACGCGCGCGGCGACCAACGAATATCTCGCCACCGACCGCGCCGCAGACCTCGAAGAAGCCAAGAAGCAGCAGGTGGAGCTGCACGATCAGATTGCCAATCTGCGTGCCAACAGCTCCGAGCTGAACGTCACCACGGTCGCCGGGCTCGAAAAGACCCTCGAGACCTACACCGTGGTTTTTGAAAAGATTTCCGTCGCCAAGCAAAAGATCGCCTCCCTGCGCGACGAGCAGATCGGGCCGCAGATCGCGTTCCTGCAAGGCGAAGTCAATTCCTACCTGGCCGACGCCCGCTCCTCGGGCAACGTCGGCTCGGCACTTTCGTCCGCCACCTCGCTGGGCGAGCTCTACGCCATCGAGTCCCTCATGAAGGACTTCCTGCGCACCGGCGAAGTCGCCACCGTGACGCAAGTCAAAGAGAAGCTCAACAAGCTTTCCGAAGACATCGGCGAGCTCAAGCGCCAGCTCGAAGAGCTCCGCGAACTCGATGAAACCCTCTTCGACGCCGACACCTACCAGCGCTTCGAGTCGTGGCAGATCCAGCTCCTCGCTCTTACGGCCGCCGTCAGCGAGCTGCAGGACTCCGTCCTGATGGCGAACAAGGAGACCGCCGAGTCGCTCCGCCCCCTGCGCGATCAGTTTGCCGCCGGAATCCTCCAGCTTCAGGAAAACGTCTCGCAGGCCCAGGTGGCCCTCAACCAAAGCGTTGAAGACACGACCAATGGCGGCAAGATCCTCGTCGGCATCGTCAGCGTTGTCGGTATCGCCGTCATTTTTGTGCTCAGCTTCTTCATCGTCCGCAGCACTACCCGCCGGATTCAGGAAGTCGCCAACCACATCTTCCACAGCTCCAGTGAGACGCGCGAAGCTTCGGGCCAGATCTCCCGCAGCAGCGAAGTCCTCGCCGATGGTGCCAGCCGCCAGGCCGCTTCGCTCGAAGAGACCAGCGCCTCCCTCGAAGAAATGGCCGGCATGACCCGCAGCAACGCCGCCAACGCCGAAGAGGCCTCCCGCCTCGCGACCGAAGCGCGCTCCGCCGCCGAAACCGGCTCCAAGGACATGCAGCAGATGACGGAGGCCATGAACGCCATCCAGTCGTCCAGCGACAACATTTCCAAGATCATCCGCACGATCGACGAGATTGCCTTCCAGACCAACCTGCTCGCCCTCAACGCGGCGGTGGAAGCCGCCCGCGCGGGTGAAGCCGGTGCCGGTTTTGCCGTCGTGGCCGATGAAGTCCGCAGCCTTGCCCACCGCAGTGCCGAGGCCGCCCGCGAGACCACCGCCAAGATCGAAGACAGCCTCCAGAAGAGCGCCAACGGCGTGCGTATCTGCAATAAGGTGGGCGACAGCCTCGACCAGATCGTGGAGCGCACCCGCAACGTCGACCAGCTCGTCGGCCAGATCTCCGCCAGCTCGAAGGAGCAATCGTCGGGCATCACCCAGATCGAGCGTGCCGTAAGCGACATCGACAAGCTGACCCAGGAGAACGCCGGTCTGGCCGAAGAAACCTCCAGCGCCAGCCAAATGCTGATGGATCAGTCCCGCTCGATGGAAGAAGCGGTTACCGACCTCTTCCACGTCATCGGCCTGCGCCAGAACGAAGAGATGGTCGCCTCCGCCAAAGCCCAAGGCTCGCGGACGAAGCCCCGCGCCCAAGCTCAAAGCAACGTAGACTGGGAAGAAGCCGAGCACGATCACCGCGACCGCGACGACGATGACTTTGACGAAAAGCCCTTCTTTGGCTCCAAGCCTGCCGGTCGCGAAAATGCGCTGAAGGAAGCCCCGGCCCCCAAGCGCCTCCAGCACCAGAAGGAAACCGAACTGCACTTCGACGAAGAGCCCAAGCGCCAGTCCAAGCCCCGCGCCCTCAAGGCCGAGCACAAGCCGGAAACGCCCTCGTTCTTCCGCCTCAACGGCGACGAAAAGCACAAGTAG
- a CDS encoding TonB family protein, whose amino-acid sequence MKRNTFSTFTTIKTMALGAALHLAMVSCLSAGIMLPMEDGSRQSAELKLVAGEKVFYHLASDSLDKPVRVLEMGTLSAADQKAVQNWADTSGGLSALVKVDSSAEPIHTVGPDTSNLGSTKGVVSVGLVVDEKGNVARSFIMKSTDDRLNSASLAAVDKWKFRPAKKDGNSVNVVVVVPIQFKS is encoded by the coding sequence ATGAAACGAAACACGTTCTCCACCTTCACCACCATCAAGACGATGGCTCTGGGCGCTGCATTGCACCTGGCCATGGTCTCTTGCCTTTCCGCCGGCATCATGCTGCCGATGGAAGACGGCAGCCGCCAGTCTGCGGAGCTGAAGCTGGTGGCAGGGGAGAAGGTGTTCTACCACCTGGCTTCCGACTCGCTCGACAAGCCCGTCCGCGTGCTCGAAATGGGCACGCTGAGCGCCGCCGACCAGAAGGCCGTCCAGAACTGGGCCGATACCAGCGGCGGCCTGTCCGCCCTCGTCAAGGTCGACAGCTCGGCCGAGCCGATCCATACCGTGGGGCCCGATACCAGTAACCTCGGCAGCACCAAGGGCGTGGTCTCGGTAGGGCTGGTGGTAGACGAAAAGGGCAATGTCGCCCGCTCCTTTATCATGAAATCGACAGACGACCGTCTGAATTCCGCCTCTTTGGCAGCCGTGGACAAGTGGAAGTTCCGCCCGGCCAAAAAAGACGGGAACTCTGTCAACGTAGTCGTGGTTGTTCCCATCCAATTTAAATCCTAA
- a CDS encoding energy transducer TonB — translation MFNPLLLLACCLALVSAVQAGTALAKADGSSEDADILLFAGEKVYYHLAGDAKDASVRTLKMEELAPEGQSAVLAWASSDTDHSAVTKADQPPEPIHTVGPDTKGLSGIKGVVSIGLVIDSKGNVARAFIAKSTDERLNAASLAAVNQWKFRPGKNGGDPVNVIVFVPMQYKS, via the coding sequence ATGTTTAACCCGCTCTTGCTCTTGGCCTGTTGTCTCGCCCTGGTCTCTGCCGTCCAGGCAGGCACTGCTTTGGCCAAGGCCGACGGGAGCTCCGAGGATGCGGACATCCTCTTGTTCGCAGGCGAGAAAGTCTACTATCACCTCGCCGGTGACGCCAAAGACGCCTCCGTGCGCACCTTGAAGATGGAAGAGCTTGCCCCTGAAGGGCAGTCCGCCGTTTTGGCCTGGGCCTCTTCCGATACCGACCACTCGGCCGTGACCAAGGCCGACCAGCCGCCGGAGCCGATCCACACCGTGGGTCCCGACACCAAAGGCCTCTCCGGCATCAAGGGCGTCGTCTCCATCGGTCTGGTGATCGACTCCAAGGGCAACGTGGCGCGCGCCTTCATTGCCAAATCGACCGACGAGCGCCTTAACGCGGCATCTCTGGCGGCCGTAAACCAATGGAAATTCCGCCCGGGCAAAAACGGTGGCGACCCCGTCAACGTCATCGTTTTCGTGCCCATGCAGTACAAGTCGTAA